GAATAAGAGGTTTTACGTTGGGTATACTATATTTCGTTGGCCAGCTCGATTGCTGCCCGGAGGGCCGCCAGCTTATTATGCACTTCCTGCATCTCTGAAGCAATATTTGATTTCGCCACCACGCCCATGCCTGCCTGATAAAATAGCGTATTATTTTTACTCAAAAATGTTCTTATGGTTATGCAGTGGTTAAAATCACCGCTGAAACTTATGTGCCCCAACGCGCCGCCATAAATGCTTCGATTGGTGGTTTCGAGACGATTAATGATCGTCATTGCATTGTGTTTCGGTGCGCCGGAAAGTGTTCCGGCGGGGAAAGTATCGGCTACCAGTTGAAGCGGATTCACCCCCGCGCTCATCTTACCCGTGACTTTAGAAACCAAGTGAATGACGTGGGAGAAAAACTGTGCTTCTTTGTACGTTTCCACTTTTACCACATCACAGCTCCGGCTCAGATCGTTACGTGCCAGGTCGACAAGCATTACGTGCTCGGCGGTTTCTTTGGGGTCGGCGGCCAGTTGACGGGCCAATTCGGCATCTTTCTCGTCGTCGCCGCTACGTCGGAAAGTGCCGGCGATGGGATGGATTTCGGCCTGTCCGTTTTTGATGAAAATTTGTTTTTCGGGGGAGGAGCCAAACACTTTGTAATTGCCGAAATCAAAGTAAAAAAGGTAAGGCGAAGGGTTGACCGAGCGTAGGGCGCGGTATACATTGAACTCGTCGCCTTCAAATTTTTTACTGAATCGACGCGAAGGCACGATCTGAAAGACATCCCCACGCAGACAGTGATGGATACATTGCTGAATCGTGCCCGCCATTTGCTCATCGGTTACATTGCTTTCTTCGGTAGCGGCGGCCTTAAAACGAAACGTTGCCATTTTGGGAGCTTTGACGATCATTTCCAGTGAGTCCAGGTCCATGCCCATGCTCTTGCTGTGATTGGCGTCCTGCCGGGTGACCCCATAATCGTGTTCAAACAGATACACTTCGTCTTTGAAGTGATTGAAGGCAATCACAAAACGATAAAGGCGGTATACCATTTGCGGAATGGCGTTATCCGGTGTTTTTTCCTGAATTTCAATATCTTCAAAATACTCTACCGAATCGTAGGTAATGTGCCCGAATAAGCCTCCGTTGATAAATGGATGCGGATTTTTAGGGGCGTCAAAACGTTGGATAAAATTCCGTAACGTTTGCATGGCGTGTTTCCGAAAAGGCAACCGAAACGATTCTTCCGAACCATCGGGAAAGCATTGCGTCACCACGTCTTCGTCCAGTACAAAAGAGGCGACCGGGTCGCAGGCAATGACGCTGAAACCATGCTCCATGCCGTGGTATTCGGCACTTTCGAGCATGACGGTATAGGGGAATTTGTCGCGGAGCTTGAGGTAAACGCCTACGGGCGTAAGCATATCGCCCAATAACTTGCGGCTTTGGGTCGAGATTTTGAAAGTGGTATCGGTCGTTGTCATCACCTGTATCGGTTGAATTGGTTATCAAGTTTGGGAATTGAAAATAAAAAAAGCTCGCTGTGCGATGAACAGCGAGCTTTTTGGGTAAAAATAAGCATAGCATCAGGTGTTCATCTTTCTCGAAGAAGAACGCCACCACCATGCACTGTTTTTTACGTTTATAATCATGTTGCAAAATTACAATCGGGATTTATAAATCCAAACTTTTATTGAGTCTTGCTCCAAAAGGATTTTATGAATCGCTGAAACTATTTCTTTTTGTACAAATTGTACACTACCGATACCTGTAACGTTCGGTTGGAGAGTGATTCGGTTTTGGACGTTGACATATTGGTAAATCCATGAATATAACGCACATTGAGGCTGAAATCTTCCGCCATATCCATAAAATCAAATCGCAGTCCCGTACCCATGCTGAATTCGTTTTTACGAAGCGGAAGGATACTTTTGGGGGTGCCGATAGCATAACTGAACTCGGGAGCTAATTCAAACGTCAGGCCTTCGGTAATGATGTATCCAACCACGGGGACAAAACTGCCAAAGTTGAAATTGTTGCGGACAATTTCGTTTTCTCCTTTAAATGTACCGCCGCGTACTGAAAGCTGTACCTCCGGCTGAAAAGCCCATTTTTTGGTGCGGATACGGTAAAATACCCCCAGATTGGGATGCGATTGGCGCTTCAGGTTGTAAATAAAGTTGGGAGAATAGGTACTGCTTGAAACGTTTAAGCCGGCGCGCAATCCCAAATGCGGTTTCATATAGACGGTTTGTGCCTGTGCTCCCACCGAGACAATCACCAAAAGCAGAAGTAATCTAAGGTTCAAATTCATGATATAATTCAAAGAGTTGATTGAGCGCAGCATTGTGGCTGCTTGGTGGCTTCAGTGGCACCCGCACTGTGTATGTAAGTTATCTATCACTGTTCAGTTTTCTACCATCACAAACAAATCTGCACAGACTCTCATTTTAATTTAACCGTGGGTCGGTGGGATAATGCGACTTAACGCGGTATTCACCCCCCATTTTTCGTAAAACCGCTCTCCAAAATTGGTCAACCGGTGTATCAAAGATAAATCCGGCATCGGTGTCGGAGATGATCCAGGCATTTTTGCTGAGTTCTTCCTCCAATTGTCCCGCTGACCAACCCGAGTACCCGATGAAGAAACGCAAATCCCGGTCGGTTATTTTGCCTACGTTGAGCAGACTCGTAATTTGTTCAAAATCACCGCTCCAATACAAATCCTCCCCCACCGGAACGGCGTCTTCAATAAACGACAGACGGTGCAGAAAATGCAGCGTATTCTGCTCGACCGGCCCACCCAGATAAAGCGGCAAATTGTTGACGACGGGTTCTTTCAGAACGTCGTTAAGGCGCAGATTGGTTGTTTGGTTAAAGACCAATCCAAAGGTGCCGTGTTCGTTATGCTCACACAAAAACACCACGCTCCGTTCAAAATTGGGATCTCCCAAAAACGGCTCGGCAATCAACAGCTTTCCTTTGGCGGGTTTTAGCGGGGGCATTTTATAAAAATTCAGTGTCTCGTGTAGGGAGATAACGAAATAAAGGTCAAAAATAGTGGATTTTCAAGAACAAATGAGCACGTTATGCGTAAACCGTTTCCGATTTTTGTGCCCGGAAGACATCATGCCGGCTGATAGTCAGCGTTGTTCCGTTTTTCCATAACGTAGAATTCATGCTGTGCAACGCCTTAAACGGGAAGCAGATCCGTAAAAAAATAGGTAGAGGTTAAGGCTTCGCCGTCGGCATTTTGGAAATGATAGGTTTTCTCAACGGTTTCACCTTTGTGAAAATCAATGGGTTGGGAGAAATACGGAGCCTCGAAAACAAAGGTGTGAAATTCGCCGTTTTCGCCGCAGGGATCAATACCGTCCGGTAATTCGCGGACAAAATCACGGTCCAATACCCGACCGCAAAAGGAGCGATCCAGCACGTTTCCATTTACGCTGACGACAATGGTTTGAAAACCCAATCCCCAAAATTCTTCCAACAGTTCCGGCGAAGGGCGCTTCCAAAGCGGAAACAAACCCTGCATTCCAACCGTGGCTAATTGATTTTCGCGGTACAGACGCAGGTCTTCCAGAAAAATATCGCCGAAAATGGAGGTAGTAATGCCCGCGTCGGCCAACGGCTGAAGTATTTCGACCATACGCACTTGGTACTCTTCCATAGATACGGTTTCGGGCAGGCGGAGTTTGAGCAGTTCGATGCCAAGCCGTTGCGCCTGTTGGTCGAGCAGTTCTTCGCGCACGCCGTGCATGGAAATTCGGCGGAAGGAATCGTTCAGGGAAGTCAGGAGGTAACGAACGTCGCAGCTTTTGTCCTGTAAACTATGATACAACGCCAGCGCCGAGTCTTTCCCTCCCGACCAATGCATGAGAGCCGCCGACATTATTCCGCAACGGCCAATTGTGGAAAACGTACTTTCAGGAATTCAAAGCCGCCAAACAGTAAGGCGCTGTACGCCAGCGTACCCGCCAGAAAATTACGCATGAAGGGCACTCCCTGTGTGAGGCATTGCACGAATCCGGCCGCATCGCGGGTGAGGGGCAGGCCCGTGCGCAGATCCATGCCGCCGCTCAGCCACACGCTGCCATCTGACAGTACCCAATGCGATAACGTAGCAATGACGGCGGCCAAAACGACGTTTTTGACGTTGATTTTTTGCAATAATACTTTTCCGTAAAAAACGATCAGCGCAAAAATGCCGTATACCCAATACCAGCCTTCGTAAATGATGCCGTAGCGGCCTTGATAAATGACGGCGTTGATGAGCAAATCGCTGATGAAAAGAGTGATGAGCGGAAAAGCAAAGGCTTTCCAACGGGTGGTAAAATACGCACCGCTGAACAGCGCCATTGCGCCGAGCGGGGTAAAATTGGAGACGGGCGAGAGCTGCGCCACGTTCAGAATACGAATCAGCGCTGCGGCCAGCATAAAGCAGAGCAACGTCAGCAGACGGGGATTGAGGGTGTTTTTCATACTATGTAAATGAATAAAATCGGTTTAGCTGCGCATCCTCCGTGCGCGGCGACTAAATAGTTTATTGGGCAGGTCTCCTGACTTGTTTCATCGCCCTTGCACCTTCCCGGCGTGGAGTTTACAGTTGGCAGTTTACAGTTGGCAGTAAAAATAATGCGGACTGTGAACCATGGACTGTGAACTGAAAACCAGTGGTTTATGCAGTTGTTAAGAGCGACGTTGGATGAAACTTACAGTTGCGGGGACAGTTTTCGTTTTGCACGAAATTCCCTTTTAAGCCGTCAAAGCCCGCCACGAAGCAGGCATGAGGCACCCAAGACGAATACAAAAGTAGGGAGAAGTCGGGAGGGAGGAGAGAGAAAGGCTGATTTATTTTTTTGGGAGGAGCTTCGTAATTTTAAAAATGCCTTACTTCTCCTGTTTTACGGGCGTTTCCCGATCATAAAATTCAAGGATTTTGATCAAATCACTTTCGACGGAATAATCCAAACGGTTGGATTTGACAAATTCTGCGATCATTGAGGCTTTGTCACTCAATACCTCCAAAACCGCCGATTTTTTTCGTTTGATACGAATGATTTGTCCCTCTTTTACGATGTATAGTTCTTCCTCCCGGACAAATTTTGATGCTTTTACGACTGACCCAAATTCAGTTTCAGTAATCAGTTTAGTACGATTGTTTTTCAGCAGCTTCGTGCGCTCATCATACAGAACTTGGTAAAAATGACGCGGGCCTTGCTCGTCGATTGGGGGGAATCCACACCGAAAAGTGGCTTGGTTGAGTTTAAATTCAGAAATTTGAGCGGCATCCAATCGGAGCAGTTTAGCCGTAGACGGCTGCTCGTACTCAAACTCATTTTTGTAGGCATCAAATCTCGCTTTGGGGTACCGATACCACTTTCCATTTTGCCGTGATTTGGTTTCTCCTTCCACAAAGGAATCATTTAGGTAAGGCGTACCTTCTATGCCCGAAGATTTTGTTTCTAACGCCGGCTGCCCATCCCCTTTGCTGACAAAACGGCCCTGGGCTTTCAAAAAGTAAAATGGCAACAATAGCAAGAGGAAAATTAATTTAAACCACATACACTGTTATAATATAAAGTAGATTATTGCAATTACCGCTATTGTATGTACTACAATAAACCCAATAATAAAGTGTTTGATACGTCTTGAACTTTTAGCTAATGTTATAATTTTGTTTACTTTAGGGAACAGGCCAAAACAAACTGCTAATAATCCTAAACTGCTAATCCAAAGATTGGACTGAAGAAAACTTATAAAGACATAAGTGCCAACCCACATGCCAATAGAAGAAAACACAAATGGCATTGAGGTTAGATAGTTAAAATTGTTTTTAGTAGTCATAAATGCCTTGTAATTGTTCAGGTACCTCATCTATTTAAAAAGCGTAATTTTAAGCACGTTTGTTACTTATTAATTAGGAAAGTACATTTTTTGGCAAAAACAAATTGTAAAAGCTTAAAAATGCAGTATTTTTAATAAATTTTTCATAACAAAAACTTTATGTGTTTGATTATTGCCCCTTTCTGACTTATGAGGTACTTAAACACTTACAAGGCTTTGTAAGTCCTGAGAATTAAGTGGCTTTTGAAAAACAACTTAGATATATTTGTTAACACTAATATCAACAAGGAAACATGCTTTCGCACTCCCAAATCATATGTTGATAATCAGCATCTATTTCTCGTGTTCTATTATGATAAACATAGGCAGCAAGAGACATACAGCCTATATCCACAACCAGCGTTGTAGCAACTCCTGCTAATAGCGACCCAGGGCCTAAGATTGCACTACCTCCAGCCACATATCCTCCAGCTGCTAAAGCATCTGCGCCGCAAAGAACTAACTCAGCGATAAATAAAGCCTCCGCCTGATTTTTTGCAGCATTACGTTTGTTTTTTGCATTAGATTTACACTGCTGGAGTTTTTCACAGCTACCACCATATGGCTCCCAAATTTCAGTTTTTCCTTGTCCCGTACCACAAGAATTACAATTGTTCATGGCTTTGTTGCATGATTCGTATTATATGGAGATTTCATGGGGTAATAGCGTCAAAAAAGAAGCTTTTTCTTGCTCAAATACTTTATTTTGGGCTATTTAGTCCAATTATTTATTGTACATAACCTATTTAATATAGTATTTTATCTACATTGTCTATCCATGCAACAAAGCCATTGTTCATAAAACAATCAGTACAAATCACATTCTCACGAAATGCCGTTTTAGCAGTTGGTAATTTCCCCCATTGCTCTACCACTTTTAAAAACAGTTCTTTTCTTTCTTCTTTAGGTAAAGTTAAAAGTTCCGGGTATTTAGCTACTACAGTTTCTCGGCTTTTTTGTATATTCTGCTCTATTTGGTCATACTCTACAGAATTTTTGAACCCTAACTCTTGAACAATCAAATTCTTGTTTTCAATAGCTAACTCTTTGGTTTGTGCCCATAGTCTTATTTTTTCTAAGGAAGCACTTGCATTTTTTAAAGAACCATCAAAATCCGGTTTTGAAACACCATTTGTCACTTTAAAAATAACCAAATCTTTTTGTCTGAACAGTATCTTTTGTCGGGCTTCTTCTACAGAAGACATAAAACTCAAAAAATCCTTGTCTTTTAAGAGGTTGTTTGTCGTCAGCCTGCTGGGGGTATCAAACTGCTGATCACAGCTAATTGATACAAACAAGGTAAAAATGGCAATTAAAAAAGACTTAGCATACGACTTTTTCATACATTTGTCTTGGTTTTATGGTAAAACATGAAACTACACTTAAGCCCCAACTCTCGTCGCCAAACTGGATTGGGGCTTATTTTTTCCTACTCTCTTACAGGCTTTTCAGAAACTGCCTTTTGTTGTTGCGCTTCAACACCACAAACATAGCAGCTCAACCTTTATCAAAATAGAGCAAAACTACCTCAAAGAATGAGGTATAATTCCCTCAAAACAGTGGGTTATTTTATCATTTCCTTTTTGAGCAGGTGTAAAAATTCCTGCTGTTGGATAGCGAAGCGCCGCAAGGCCCGGCAACCGCCAAGATATAGCTTGTCGGCAATGCGGTCTTTGTAGTTGGCTACACTTTTGGGTTTGATACGCATAGCTTTGGCAATCTCAGCAGCGGTCAGGTCGTCAGCCAAGTGAATCAGGACAATGATCTCCTGTTTGGTAAGCATAGCCAAGGATTGGATAAGCTCGGGCTTGCCTGCCGGGTGTTGGGCCCCAAGTGCCAACAGTTTTTGGGAAATAATTAAAGACATGTTTTATGGCATTGGGTTCTATAAATTTAACTTTATCTATAGCTTCCCATAACGTAGCACTGTGCCTATAAAGCTAGAACAGAAAACAGTGATTTCAAAAAAGAAAAACGAAAAAAAGCGGTCAAATAACCGTGAAACCTAACTATTTGACCGTGAAATGACTATAAATTCAATGTTTCACGGATTTGGCTTGGCCTTTTGCTAATGAAAATAATCAGTTTTTGTCGAGATGAAAGGCTATAAAAGGGATAATTAATGTATTGCTGCTGCTGTTCTTTGTTTGTAATTGTTACGAGAATATATGCACATAATCCCTATTTTTGCTTTTTCGTAATCAACCTCCCGCATGAATTCACCGCTGCCCAAACCCACCTTTGTAGATTATCTTCACTTGCATTTTTTAGTGCTTATCTGGGGCTTTACGGCCATTTTGGGGAAACTGATCAACCCGCAACTTTCACGCATCAGCCTCACGTTTTTTCGTACGCTGCTGGCGTCCGTTGGTCTGGTAGTGGTGCTGTGGCTATGGAAAGAATGGAAGCGCGTGCCCGCCAACGACCGTTGGGCCATGCTCGGCGTGGGGGCCATCATGGGGATGCACTGGCTGACGTTCTTTGGCTCGGCGCACGTGTCGAGTGCGTCGGTGTGTTTGGCGGGGATGTCTACTACGTCGCTTTTTACTTCGTTGTTGGAGCCGCTGTTTGCGCGGCGGCGGGTGCGGCCGCTGGAGATTTTTCTGAGCCTGTTGGTGATCGCGGGGCTTTACCTCATTTTTCGGTTTGAGGTAGATCAGTCGTTAGGCTTGGGGCTGGCGTTGGTGTCGGCTTTTTTAGCGGCTCTTTTTACCATTGCCAACAGCCGTTTTGTGCGCCGGTACAATGCCCTTCTGATTACTTTTTACGAAATGAACGGTGCCACCGTGGCCATGTTGATCGGCTTGGCGGGCGTGGCTTTTACGAGCGGGCTAACGGCCAAGGAAGTGATTCCGCAATCGACGGATTGGCCCTGGCTCGGTATTTTGGCTTTTGTGTGTACGGTGTATGCGTATTCGGCGGGCGTACATTTGCTGCGAAAAGTCTCGCCTTTTACGCTCAATCTGACCATCAACATGGAGCCCGTCTACGGTATGGTGCTGGCGTATTTTATCTTAAATGAGCGCATGACGGCGGGATTTTATGCCGGCTCCGTGGTGATACTGCTGGCGGTGATTTTGTATCCGATGCTCAACAATCGTTTTGCCAAGTAAGATCAATTTAGGGATATTGAGTAATCAGGATGAAGTAGTGAGATTTTTAAGTTTCTGACAGATAAATGGTTAAGTGGATTCTAAATACGCTATTACTCACTACTTAAATATTTTAGTCCAAATTTTGTTCCACCCTTCACGGTCGGCGGGTAAGGGCGCATCGCGGCGGATGTATTTGCCGTTGGCGTCAATTAAAACCGCATAAGGTACTTGAGTAATGGCCCATTCGGCCACCAAATAGTCGTTTTGTGATTCGTCCACTTTAAGATGCAAGCCCCTGCTTCTGCTTTTTATTGCGGCTTCGCGCCAGACATCGTCGTTGGTTTTGTACTCCGATACGTACACAAATTCGACGCTGTTGGGCGGCATGCTTGCCCGCAATGCGTTGGCTTCGGCCAAGGCGCGGCGTCCCCATTCATCGTTGGTCCAAAAAAGAAAATACACGATCGTCCCTTTGAACTTCCGTTTGAGTTGATTCCACAGCATGGTCTCGTTAGGGTACGAAGGGGTGTCGGCCAGCCAAATGCCCGGCATCACCTCCAACGGGTCATCGACCGTAGCCGTCGCTATTTTCGATTCGGCCGTACGAATCACCGCCGAATCAAGGCTCTCTATGTGGTGAAGCTCATCCAATGAGCGGGCATAGTAGGGGTTTTGGAGGGAAGGCCGCAGGTGGTTGTACCAAAGCGTGAGATTCTTTAACGAAAAATTGTTGATGTTTTCTGCATAAAACGCCGCTTTCAGGTAATCCAATTCTTTGACAGAATGGGCCGCGCCGAATTTACGCGTGAATAATTCGTAGGCCACGATCATTCTGAGGGTATCTTCCTTTCGGTTAAAAAGGTTGCTTAACCATTTCAACTCCCGCATTTTAGCCGTTTCTCCCTGCGTATAACTCACTAATTTTAAGCTGTCAGCGGGGGTAATATTGGGGACGTATTGTAAGATCAAACGGGCCAATGTACTAACGGGCAACGACGACTCGGGAACATTGGGCGTGGTTGCCAGGGCGTAATTGGTGAATTGCCGGTAACTGTCGGCTTTGGCAAAGGTAAAAAACCGATTAGTGTCCAATTCGGCCGCTGCCGATAATGCCAACGGCAGAGTTTGCTGCTGTTGGGTCAGGTAATTATACAATTGGGCTTTGGCCGCCTCATTCAGCGAAGAAGTCACCCATTGGTCAAGCAGGGCATCTTTGCCCTTCGTGTAGGCGCGATAAAAGTCGATTTTTCGTTGGCGTTCCGACGCGGCTTTTTCCCAAAAAAGCATCGCATTGGCGGCTTTGACGGGCTTTTCGGGATTGGCCTTGAGCCATTTGTTAAAGTCGGCATAAAATTGGGCGTGTCGGTTGTTGGTGGCGGCATGAATGCCTTCAAATTGCAGGGGAACGTCGCTCTTCGTCAGGGAATCGCCGTTGAGCGTGACCTTTACCGTTCCTTTTGCCCCCAAAAAAGGCATTACTACGTTGGCATAGGTCAGATAACATTCTTCCAAGGGGTAGACCAACGGCATCTTTAACTCAAAGCTGCCGTCGGGTTGGAGTGGAGCGGCCCGCACGATTTCCCGATTGGCCTGTAAAATATTTACCCGCGCCACCGTGATCTCGGGGGCCTGACGGTACAGTCGAACGGAAAGATTTTCCACTTTCCCGCGCACCGTCAGCGTGTCGGTTTGGGCGTATAACGAAGGAGAGAGGAACGCAATGAACAGGCCGCAGCAAAGTGATGCCCAAAGATCTTGGCGGGTGTTTGGAAAACAAATGACAGCGGGGAGGACGAAATATCGACGAACCGGATTCTTACAAAATGACAAATCGGCTTTGGTTTTCTTCATTGCTTTGACTTTTGGATGTTCAAAATTAATAATTGCGCATTTTCTCTTGGCACTTCTCGCTCCTTACTTCCGGTTGTAACCTCGACTTATCTCAAAAACATATTTTAAAATTTCCCGTTCCGTTTCCCCAAATGCTTCACCCCGGCGGCTGACGGTCTCAAACGCCACCTTAAGGGCTTTCTCGATACGGTACTCGGTAAATCCTTCGGCAAGGCCGCCCCACGAAAACGAAGGAATGTGTTTGGGTTGAAAACCCGCCCCGAAAACGTTGGTATTCACCCCCACAACCGTGCCGGTGTTGAAGAGTGTACTGATGCCCGCTTTGCTGAAATCGCCCATGAAAAGTCCGCAAAACAGCCTATG
Above is a window of Runella slithyformis DSM 19594 DNA encoding:
- a CDS encoding anthranilate synthase component I family protein; translation: MTTTDTTFKISTQSRKLLGDMLTPVGVYLKLRDKFPYTVMLESAEYHGMEHGFSVIACDPVASFVLDEDVVTQCFPDGSEESFRLPFRKHAMQTLRNFIQRFDAPKNPHPFINGGLFGHITYDSVEYFEDIEIQEKTPDNAIPQMVYRLYRFVIAFNHFKDEVYLFEHDYGVTRQDANHSKSMGMDLDSLEMIVKAPKMATFRFKAAATEESNVTDEQMAGTIQQCIHHCLRGDVFQIVPSRRFSKKFEGDEFNVYRALRSVNPSPYLFYFDFGNYKVFGSSPEKQIFIKNGQAEIHPIAGTFRRSGDDEKDAELARQLAADPKETAEHVMLVDLARNDLSRSCDVVKVETYKEAQFFSHVIHLVSKVTGKMSAGVNPLQLVADTFPAGTLSGAPKHNAMTIINRLETTNRSIYGGALGHISFSGDFNHCITIRTFLSKNNTLFYQAGMGVVAKSNIASEMQEVHNKLAALRAAIELANEI
- a CDS encoding outer membrane beta-barrel protein; translation: MNLNLRLLLLLVIVSVGAQAQTVYMKPHLGLRAGLNVSSSTYSPNFIYNLKRQSHPNLGVFYRIRTKKWAFQPEVQLSVRGGTFKGENEIVRNNFNFGSFVPVVGYIITEGLTFELAPEFSYAIGTPKSILPLRKNEFSMGTGLRFDFMDMAEDFSLNVRYIHGFTNMSTSKTESLSNRTLQVSVVYNLYKKK
- a CDS encoding YqgE/AlgH family protein — its product is MPPLKPAKGKLLIAEPFLGDPNFERSVVFLCEHNEHGTFGLVFNQTTNLRLNDVLKEPVVNNLPLYLGGPVEQNTLHFLHRLSFIEDAVPVGEDLYWSGDFEQITSLLNVGKITDRDLRFFIGYSGWSAGQLEEELSKNAWIISDTDAGFIFDTPVDQFWRAVLRKMGGEYRVKSHYPTDPRLN
- a CDS encoding Dph6-related ATP pyrophosphatase, coding for MSAALMHWSGGKDSALALYHSLQDKSCDVRYLLTSLNDSFRRISMHGVREELLDQQAQRLGIELLKLRLPETVSMEEYQVRMVEILQPLADAGITTSIFGDIFLEDLRLYRENQLATVGMQGLFPLWKRPSPELLEEFWGLGFQTIVVSVNGNVLDRSFCGRVLDRDFVRELPDGIDPCGENGEFHTFVFEAPYFSQPIDFHKGETVEKTYHFQNADGEALTSTYFFTDLLPV
- a CDS encoding DUF6580 family putative transport protein, whose protein sequence is MKNTLNPRLLTLLCFMLAAALIRILNVAQLSPVSNFTPLGAMALFSGAYFTTRWKAFAFPLITLFISDLLINAVIYQGRYGIIYEGWYWVYGIFALIVFYGKVLLQKINVKNVVLAAVIATLSHWVLSDGSVWLSGGMDLRTGLPLTRDAAGFVQCLTQGVPFMRNFLAGTLAYSALLFGGFEFLKVRFPQLAVAE
- a CDS encoding LuxR C-terminal-related transcriptional regulator; the protein is MSLIISQKLLALGAQHPAGKPELIQSLAMLTKQEIIVLIHLADDLTAAEIAKAMRIKPKSVANYKDRIADKLYLGGCRALRRFAIQQQEFLHLLKKEMIK
- a CDS encoding DMT family transporter, whose product is MNSPLPKPTFVDYLHLHFLVLIWGFTAILGKLINPQLSRISLTFFRTLLASVGLVVVLWLWKEWKRVPANDRWAMLGVGAIMGMHWLTFFGSAHVSSASVCLAGMSTTSLFTSLLEPLFARRRVRPLEIFLSLLVIAGLYLIFRFEVDQSLGLGLALVSAFLAALFTIANSRFVRRYNALLITFYEMNGATVAMLIGLAGVAFTSGLTAKEVIPQSTDWPWLGILAFVCTVYAYSAGVHLLRKVSPFTLNLTINMEPVYGMVLAYFILNERMTAGFYAGSVVILLAVILYPMLNNRFAK
- a CDS encoding TlpA family protein disulfide reductase, which encodes MKKTKADLSFCKNPVRRYFVLPAVICFPNTRQDLWASLCCGLFIAFLSPSLYAQTDTLTVRGKVENLSVRLYRQAPEITVARVNILQANREIVRAAPLQPDGSFELKMPLVYPLEECYLTYANVVMPFLGAKGTVKVTLNGDSLTKSDVPLQFEGIHAATNNRHAQFYADFNKWLKANPEKPVKAANAMLFWEKAASERQRKIDFYRAYTKGKDALLDQWVTSSLNEAAKAQLYNYLTQQQQTLPLALSAAAELDTNRFFTFAKADSYRQFTNYALATTPNVPESSLPVSTLARLILQYVPNITPADSLKLVSYTQGETAKMRELKWLSNLFNRKEDTLRMIVAYELFTRKFGAAHSVKELDYLKAAFYAENINNFSLKNLTLWYNHLRPSLQNPYYARSLDELHHIESLDSAVIRTAESKIATATVDDPLEVMPGIWLADTPSYPNETMLWNQLKRKFKGTIVYFLFWTNDEWGRRALAEANALRASMPPNSVEFVYVSEYKTNDDVWREAAIKSRSRGLHLKVDESQNDYLVAEWAITQVPYAVLIDANGKYIRRDAPLPADREGWNKIWTKIFK